Part of the Paeniglutamicibacter sulfureus genome, GTGACCGCCGCGCCGCGATCCTCACGGCTGAAGGCACCAAGCAGTCGGCCATCCTGACAGCCGAAGGCCAGCGCCAGGCATCCATTCTCAAGGCCGAGGGTGATGCCAAGGCATCGATCCTTCGTGCGGATGGCGAGGCACAGGCCATCCAGAAGGTCTTCGATGCAATCCACGCAGGCAAGCCGGACCAGAAGCTGCTGGCCTACCAGTACCTGCAGACCTTGCCGAAGATTGCTGAAGGCTCCTCCAACAAGCTGTGGATCATCCCCAGCGAGGTTGGCGAGGCGCTCAAGGGAATCGGCGGAGCCCTGGGCAACTTCACCGAAGGCGACGGCGAGAACAAGCCCGAAAGCCCCAGCAGTACCCTGATGTAACGACCCTTCCGGGCCGGAATTGATCGGGCGGGCGACCTCACAACCGAGGTCGCCCGCCCGAAGCCGCGTCGTGGCCGTATAATGGAAACTTCGAGACTTGCGCCCCGCGGGAATTTTGAGCTGGACCGGGACGTTTAAATCGGTAGCCGAACCCGTATGTAATCGCAGTAGGGAGACAATATGAGCGATCGCAGCCTGCGAGGAATGCGCCTTGGCGCACAGAGCATGGAAACTGAGGCTGGCGTCGAGCCAGCAGCGCGCCAGCGCGTTGAATACCGTTGCGAAGACGGCGAGCAGGTGTTCGTGATTTTTGCCGCCGAGGCAGACATCCCGGCAACCTGGACCTCCAAGACCGGAAAGCTTGCAAAGCTGGTCAATGGCGAAGCGGAGCCGGAGGAATCCAACGAGAAGCCGGTGCGTACCCACTGGGACATGCTTCTCGAGCGCCGCTCCGTTGATGAGCTGGAAACAATCCTGAAGGATCGCCTGGACAAGTTGCGCGCAACACGCGGTGCAGCCCAAGCAGCGCTCAAGGGATAACGACCCCGGCAATACAAATGGCGAGGGCCCGAATGGAACATCCATTCGGGCCCTCGCCATTTCTGGATGCCCTCACGGCATCCCGGCGACTACTTGCGGCTGGTGAGTTTCTTCCAGCGGGCGCTCAGTCCCCACTTGGTCACGTTCAGCATGGCTTCAATGACGATGTTGCCGCTCATCTTTGAGACGCCCAGTTCACGTTCGACGAAAGTGATAGGAACCTCGACGATATTCTTGCCCAGTTGCGCAACCCGGAAGGTCATATCAACCTGGAAGCCGTAGCCGACGGAATCGATGGCGTTGAAATCGAGGGCCTCGAGGGTCTCTCGGCGGAAGGCGCGGTAGCCGGCGGTGATGTCTCGCAGGTTCACCCCGAGCATGGTCCTCGAGTAGAAGCTGCCCACGCGTGAAATCAACTTGCGGTGCAGCGGCCAGTTCACGACAGAGCCGCCCTTGACCCAGCGGGAACCGATGACCAGGTCCGCGCCCTTGGGGATTTCGGCCAAAAGCAGCGGAAGCTGTTCGGGCTTGTGGGAGCCGTCGGCATCCATTTCCACGAGCACGTCGTAGCCGGCGTCCAGGGCCCAGCGAAAACCTGCCAGGTAGGCTGCGCCAAGGCCGGCCTTGCCCGTGCGGTGCATGACGTGGATTG contains:
- a CDS encoding polyprenol monophosphomannose synthase: MRVVTIIPTYNELESLPITVGRLRAAVPDSDVLIVDDNSPDGTGDLAEKMAAEDKAIHVMHRTGKAGLGAAYLAGFRWALDAGYDVLVEMDADGSHKPEQLPLLLAEIPKGADLVIGSRWVKGGSVVNWPLHRKLISRVGSFYSRTMLGVNLRDITAGYRAFRRETLEALDFNAIDSVGYGFQVDMTFRVAQLGKNIVEVPITFVERELGVSKMSGNIVIEAMLNVTKWGLSARWKKLTSRK
- a CDS encoding RNA polymerase-binding protein RbpA; protein product: MSDRSLRGMRLGAQSMETEAGVEPAARQRVEYRCEDGEQVFVIFAAEADIPATWTSKTGKLAKLVNGEAEPEESNEKPVRTHWDMLLERRSVDELETILKDRLDKLRATRGAAQAALKG